Proteins encoded together in one Dehalobacter sp. window:
- a CDS encoding FAD:protein FMN transferase — MNKLDPGVVSVQDSRVLMGTIINITLIAENRKAGEEAVNRSFQEMERLVAIFDHHNSDSLLSRLNQEGELYDAPSEMLQVINQALSYSEMTGGAFDITIKPLVDLYRSYLANSMGLPAKKAVEGVLDLIDYRRVVINGSTIELAKPGMEITLDGIAKGYIIDQEIQLLKRLGYQNVLAEAGGDLYSSGVNENRSPWRIAVKPPRKTLAGFITKFEVQDQGIATSGDYFQSFIEDFSQHHILDPRTGYSNQELASATVIGKSAVICDGLATALMVIGATDGINLVEGLPGVEAYLVRKNMEIIQTTGMHKYSA; from the coding sequence ATGAACAAGCTCGATCCGGGAGTAGTATCTGTCCAGGATAGTCGAGTGCTGATGGGTACAATTATTAATATCACCCTCATCGCAGAAAACCGGAAGGCTGGTGAAGAAGCAGTCAACCGCAGTTTTCAAGAGATGGAGCGGCTGGTTGCGATATTTGACCATCATAATTCTGACAGTCTTCTTTCCAGGTTGAACCAAGAAGGCGAGTTATATGATGCTCCATCAGAAATGCTCCAGGTAATCAATCAGGCGCTCTCTTACTCGGAAATGACCGGCGGAGCTTTTGATATCACGATCAAGCCTTTGGTTGATCTCTACCGCAGCTATTTAGCCAATTCAATGGGCTTACCTGCTAAAAAAGCGGTAGAGGGTGTTTTGGATTTAATCGATTACCGGCGAGTGGTAATAAATGGGAGTACCATCGAGTTAGCAAAACCAGGAATGGAAATTACCCTAGATGGCATCGCAAAAGGTTATATTATCGACCAGGAAATTCAACTTCTGAAACGTCTAGGATACCAGAATGTTTTGGCTGAAGCAGGTGGGGACTTATACAGTTCCGGGGTAAATGAAAACCGTTCTCCATGGCGAATCGCCGTCAAGCCACCAAGAAAGACCCTGGCTGGATTTATTACAAAGTTTGAGGTTCAGGATCAAGGTATTGCCACTAGTGGCGATTACTTCCAATCTTTCATTGAAGATTTTTCCCAGCACCATATTCTGGATCCAAGAACAGGCTATTCTAATCAAGAATTGGCAAGTGCCACCGTTATTGGAAAGAGCGCTGTGATTTGTGATGGGCTTGCAACAGCGCTTATGGTTATAGGTGCAACAGATGGGATTAATTTGGTTGAAGGCCTACCTGGAGTCGAAGCCTATTTGGTTAGGAAGAATATGGAAATAATCCAAACAACAGGCATGCATAAGTATTCTGCATGA
- a CDS encoding FMN-binding protein, which yields MSIQNVTLPVQAKSKKLERILGLFAVVTIFIAWFAGDALQGYTYEDYLGLALPRASRFVQIASGIYAGLEEDGSTIGYIAIGEATGYGGPMDVAVAVDLDGKITGFSQVEHKETPSYIEKVYKNPFVEELLGKSYADPFKLAEDIDGVTQATYTSNAIAEALRNASRNIAGNVLDEPVPPETTPSIKFGIPEITLVLLFLAGFLGRRKVIRNLKLLRWSTMLGGLVILGFLYNQPLTISKINTFLLGYWPDWQNNLYWYLLLGGIIFVCTAENLNPYCEWFCPFGAAQECMGAIGGAKGRFTKRQQQWLIWAQRFLSWMAIVVALLMRNPGISSYEVFGTLFNLNGSTLSFLVLGIVLLTSLFVHRFWCRTLCPIRPVEGFIRMIRGWLIELWKRKIKTV from the coding sequence ATGTCCATTCAAAACGTAACCTTACCTGTTCAGGCTAAAAGTAAGAAGTTAGAGCGGATTTTAGGCCTCTTTGCTGTAGTTACGATTTTTATCGCCTGGTTCGCTGGCGATGCTTTACAGGGTTATACATACGAAGATTACCTGGGGCTGGCTTTACCCCGGGCTTCCAGGTTTGTGCAAATAGCTTCGGGTATATACGCTGGCCTAGAAGAAGATGGATCGACGATTGGGTATATAGCTATTGGCGAAGCTACCGGTTATGGCGGACCAATGGATGTGGCTGTCGCTGTAGACCTTGATGGAAAAATTACCGGTTTTTCCCAGGTAGAACACAAAGAAACTCCATCCTATATTGAAAAGGTGTACAAAAACCCCTTTGTTGAAGAGTTATTGGGAAAATCCTATGCCGATCCGTTCAAGCTCGCTGAGGATATCGATGGGGTAACCCAGGCCACCTATACCTCCAATGCAATCGCAGAAGCATTACGTAATGCCAGTAGAAATATCGCCGGAAATGTCCTTGACGAGCCAGTTCCCCCCGAGACCACTCCGTCGATCAAGTTTGGAATCCCCGAAATTACCCTGGTCCTCTTATTCTTGGCCGGCTTTCTCGGCCGCCGCAAGGTGATCAGAAATCTTAAGTTATTGAGGTGGTCTACCATGCTCGGCGGATTGGTCATCTTGGGATTCCTCTACAATCAGCCATTAACGATTTCTAAAATCAACACCTTTCTACTTGGATATTGGCCCGACTGGCAAAATAATCTTTACTGGTACCTCTTACTTGGCGGTATTATTTTTGTATGTACTGCCGAGAATCTTAACCCGTATTGTGAATGGTTTTGCCCGTTTGGCGCAGCCCAGGAATGCATGGGGGCTATCGGTGGAGCCAAAGGGCGTTTCACGAAACGACAACAGCAATGGCTTATCTGGGCACAGCGCTTTCTTTCCTGGATGGCAATCGTAGTCGCACTATTGATGCGAAATCCAGGGATTAGTTCCTATGAGGTTTTCGGAACACTCTTCAATCTGAATGGATCCACACTTAGTTTTTTGGTTCTGGGAATAGTCCTCCTGACCTCATTATTTGTACACCGGTTTTGGTGCCGGACACTTTGTCCTATCCGTCCTGTTGAAGGTTTTATCCGCATGATAAGAGGATGGTTAATTGAGCTATGGAAAAGAAAAATCAAAACAGTCTGA
- a CDS encoding reductive dehalogenase has translation MSGKINRRDFLKLSGLAAVGLPVGKTAEQLGAVEFVESEEKYGGFLIRQLSNGTPPYKIDPATFKRFDERNNMFGRAKWDADYKAILAEIGPQDEHMQAKQDAGIPGWGPFEEALKDGADWLRNNKGAGAYSWEFEPNPISPQLDGYSEEEITQRVKVAAHFLGASAVGVTETNENWFYNTLGRSEEEARPLVFEDVELPVKGETGPIVIPKKLNRVIVMVHEMDEDAWAPNGISLLNSSSAGKGYSDMALVASNVGAFIRALGYQAIPMGNDTGLSIPMAVDSGLGELSRMGLLVTPKFGPRVRISKVLTDLPLNIDAPITFGVREFCENCGLCAEYCPSGCIPTVEQLPAPSFKTMDINNITGVEKWVVDQKKCHAYWMECGVGCGNCISNCPFTKPAGWLHDAARILIGAKIGPLDALLANLDHASGYGGLGETPDPDKVEAFWKKNKFMHHTDKA, from the coding sequence TTCTTGAAATTGTCCGGCTTGGCTGCCGTAGGTCTCCCCGTAGGTAAAACAGCGGAGCAGCTTGGGGCGGTTGAGTTTGTCGAGTCAGAGGAAAAATATGGCGGCTTCTTAATCCGCCAATTGTCCAATGGAACCCCTCCTTATAAGATCGATCCGGCTACCTTCAAACGGTTCGACGAGCGCAATAATATGTTCGGACGTGCAAAATGGGATGCGGATTACAAAGCCATTCTAGCGGAGATCGGCCCCCAGGATGAACACATGCAGGCAAAACAAGATGCCGGCATTCCAGGCTGGGGACCATTCGAAGAAGCACTTAAAGATGGAGCAGATTGGCTAAGGAACAACAAAGGAGCTGGTGCCTATTCATGGGAATTCGAGCCAAACCCAATTTCACCACAATTGGATGGCTACTCAGAAGAGGAGATCACTCAACGGGTTAAGGTGGCGGCCCACTTTTTAGGCGCATCGGCTGTGGGCGTCACTGAAACGAACGAGAATTGGTTTTACAACACACTCGGACGAAGTGAAGAAGAGGCGCGGCCTTTGGTTTTTGAAGATGTAGAACTGCCGGTCAAGGGGGAGACCGGACCTATCGTCATTCCAAAGAAACTAAACCGCGTGATCGTCATGGTCCATGAAATGGATGAGGATGCCTGGGCGCCAAACGGCATAAGCCTGCTCAACAGTTCTTCTGCTGGTAAAGGGTATTCCGACATGGCCCTCGTGGCCTCAAATGTAGGAGCATTCATCCGAGCATTAGGTTACCAGGCTATTCCAATGGGAAACGACACAGGGCTTAGCATTCCGATGGCCGTTGATTCTGGCCTGGGTGAGTTGAGCCGCATGGGTTTATTGGTTACGCCGAAATTTGGCCCACGTGTTCGCATTTCTAAGGTCTTGACTGACCTTCCCCTCAATATCGATGCACCAATTACCTTTGGAGTCCGAGAGTTTTGCGAGAACTGTGGCCTATGCGCCGAATATTGCCCAAGTGGTTGCATACCAACGGTCGAACAGCTGCCTGCTCCCTCATTCAAGACCATGGATATTAACAATATCACTGGCGTCGAGAAATGGGTGGTTGACCAGAAAAAATGCCACGCCTATTGGATGGAATGTGGGGTCGGTTGCGGGAACTGTATCTCGAACTGCCCATTCACCAAACCTGCAGGCTGGCTGCATGATGCGGCCCGCATCCTGATCGGTGCAAAAATAGGTCCGCTAGATGCATTATTGGCAAACTTGGATCATGCTTCTGGGTATGGCGGATTGGGGGAAACGCCCGATCCTGATAAGGTGGAAGCTTTCTGGAAGAAAAACAAGTTTATGCATCATACAGATAAAGCTTAA